The Leishmania major strain Friedlin complete genome, chromosome 28 genome includes a region encoding these proteins:
- a CDS encoding putative PIF1 helicase-like protein — protein MEANAGAAETGEAPSASASCVPVPLPRVHLPMEFAPPQKEPTLRTSLCAQHGTGDGCYATPAAAAAPSTSTGSDAASPSIAPTTVTHEVYSGLFRESFVNPFNGRLVRTTSLAAKMLFGVGFYRGVSNPLQIEWSPAEYMVALQKIMSTQQRNASRRRERQAQQGLRDAKAAAAAERTSSASATKKARAGGSRARSSAKCSVSEVAPMPADEAMAQARSQLLRPFLRRGPDHWTARVAKLLERHDAFTYMNKELGQLYARLRDAYMPPKLDTPADPCAMGMTLTLDQHHVVRLALRGFNLFIGGSAGTGKTVLLKRIYQELCQMGLRVAMTATTGVAAVQLGGCTFHHAFNAPLDTAPHRWDANALRAVDVVIIDEVSLLDASMLDAFDMEARLARMHHSPFGGLQLIVCGDFLQLSREDTLPAYESVAFKHLVALRLVTPMRHAADDPLMKLLEDLRRGRFDVERFAALDRPIPPNTTHITYLFPRRREAQQLNDLKLGELMTQEMIFTPQRGPLQLCGSFTRSALVELNRDANGMRAAMPNRERLLEMIHEEAQRVRAGLHRKDGGGREPVPSVADHELVLMPVRAEGGLETRFILRLRCRERELHNPGARGGGDGDADSGDGGASTRSSALAAGGAPALMADRTHSGTLAAVAAETLRKPVIALTTKRTRRVTAPFSAAEWEGIAAAVATRLGGRVITMLEEEPSSMAPLSVAMTLADMTSSDAALSLTPLRLKLGCRVMVNRNLSRTVSNGSVGVVEAFAPPDVSLFPRRSDRAARVIFKRVCQQRLFAQLPVVRLLGGEVVQIPPISILLGGTAQSYFYGHEVLTIPLQLGYAFTVHKVQGLTLQGTVVLDCEKFFDCAHLIYVACSRVRKLDQLVVYRVQPNMIIVRRSALEFSDKLQDARNSNVLISPPPAARSSWIMHTEQRVFAVSA, from the coding sequence ATGGAGGCAAACGCGGGGGCTGCTGAGACCGGTGAAGCCCCAAGTGCGAGTGCTTCCTGCGTtcctgtgccgctgcctcgcgtGCACCTGCCGATGGAGttcgcaccgccgcagaAGGAGCCGACACTTCGCACCTCCCTCTGTGCACAACACGGCACCGGTGACGGTTGCTACGCTACtccggctgccgcggctgcgccgtccaCGAGCACCGGATCGGATGCTGCCTCGCCTTCGATCGCGCCCACCACGGTGACCCATGAGGTGTACTCAGGCCTCTTTCGAGAGAGCTTTGTGAACCCTTTCAACGGCCGTCTCGTCCGCACGACTTCCTTGGCCGCCAAGATGCTGTTCGGCGTCGGCTTCTATCGAGGCGTGTCGAACCCGCTGCAGATCGAGTGGAGTCCTGCAGAGTACATGGTGGCGCTCCAGAAAATTATGTCAACTCAACAGCGTAACGCATCGCGTCGACGGGAGCGACAGGCACAGCAGGGGCTCCGAGATGCgaaggccgccgctgccgctgagcgAACCTCGTCCGCGTCAGCCACCAAGAAAGCGAGGGCAGGCGGCTCGCGGGCAAGGTCATCTGCGAAGTGCAGTGTCTCTGAGGTAGCCCCCATGCCAGCAGACGAGGCGATGGCACAGGCACGAAGTCAGCTGCTTCGGCCGTTCCTGCGACGTGGGCCCGACCACTGGACGGCGCGCGTGGCAAAGCTTCTCGAGCGGCACGACGCCTTCACGTACATGAACAAGGAGCTGGGGCAGCTCTACGCCCGTCTGCGCGACGCGTACATGCCCCCGAAGCTTGACACCCCCGCGGACCCCTGTGCCATGGGCATGACGCTCACACTGGACCAGCACCACGTGGTGaggctggcgctgcgcggcttcAACTTGTtcatcggcggcagcgccgggaCCGGCAAGACAGTGCTGCTCAAGCGCATCTACCAAGAGCTTTGCCAGATGGGACTACGGGTCGCCATGACGGCCACAACAGGCGTGGCGGCCGTCCAGCTTGGCGGATGCACCTTTCACCACGCTTTCAACGCGCCGCTCGACACGGCGCCGCATCGGTGGGACGCCAACGCGTTGCGAGCCGTCGACGTAGTCATTATAGACGAGGTCTCACTGCTTGACGCAAGTATGCTGGACGCCTTTGACATGGAAGCCCGACTGGCTCGCATGCATCACAGCCCGTTCGGCGGGCTGCAACTCATTGTGTGCGGCGACTTCTTGCAGCTCTCACGTGAGGACACGCTGCCGGCGTACGAAAGTGTCGCCTTCAAGCACCTGgtcgcgctgcgcctcgtcacTCCAatgcgccacgccgccgacgacCCGCTCAtgaagctgctggaggatCTGCGGCGTGGCCGCTTCGACGTGGAGCGTTTCGCTGCCCTCGACCGGCCAATACCACCGAACACCACGCACATTACGTACCTCtttcctcgtcgccgcgagGCACAGCAGCTCAACGATCTTAAGCTGGGAGAGTTGATGACGCAGGAGATGATCTTCACCCCTCAGCGTGggccgctgcagctttgTGGCAGCTTCACGCGCTCAGCGTTGGTGGAGCTGAACAGAGACGCCAACGGCATGCGAGCCGCCATGCCGAACCGGGAACGCTTGTTGGAGATGATTCACGAGGAGGcacagcgcgtgcgcgctggtCTTCATCGCAAGGACGGCGGTGGGAGAGAGCCTGTGCCGAGTGTCGCGGATCACGAACTTGTCCTCATGCCTGTGCGAGCGGAGGGGGGGCTGGAGACGCGCTTCATTTTGCGATTGCGGTGCCGTGAGCGGGAGCTGCACAATCCTGGGGcgagaggtggaggcgatggcgatgcggacagcggtgatggtggcgctTCCACGCGGTCCTCGGCACTCGCTGCGGGCGGCGCGCCAGCCCTCATGGCGGACCGAACTCACAGTGGTaccctcgccgccgtcgcggcggaaACGTTGCGCAAGCCCGTCATCGCTCTTACGACGAAGCGAACGCGCCGCGTCACAGCACCTTTCTCTGCCGCCGAGTGGGAAGGGATCGCAGCTGCCGTTGCCACGCGACTTGGCGGCCGCGTTATCACGATgttggaggaggagccgTCCTCTATGGCACCGCTCAGCGTGGCCATGACGCTGGCGGACATGACAAGCTCCGAcgctgccctctccctcacgcCGCTGCGACTAAAGTTGGGGTGCCGGGTCATGGTGAATCGCAATCTTTCACGCACTGTGTCGAACGGCAGCGTTGGCGTTGTCGAGGCCTTTGCCCCGCCGGACGTGAGCCTCTTCCCGCGCCGCTCCGACCGCGCGGCGCGCGTCATCTTCAAgcgtgtgtgccagcagAGGCTGTTTGCACAGCTCCCTGTTGTGCGCCTTCTTGGTGGGGAAGTGGTGCAGATTCCGCCGATCTCGATTCTcctcggcggcacggcgcagaGCTACTTCTACGGCCACGAGGTGCTCACTATACCGCTACAGCTCGGCTACGCCTTCACGGTGCACAAGGTGCAAGGGTTGACGCTGCAGGGCACAGTGGTGCTGGACTGCGAGAAGTTCTTTGACTGCGCGCACTTGATCTATGTTGCGTGCTCGAGGGTGCGGAAACTCGATCAGCTTGTCGTCTATCGTGTCCAGCCGAACATGATCAtcgtgcgccgcagcgcactgGAGTTCTCCGACAAGCTGCAGGACGCGCGCAACTCGAACGTCTTGATCTCCCCACCTCCGGCTGCACGCTCCTCCTGGATTATGCATACAGAACAACGCGTCTTTGCTGTTTCCGCCTAG
- a CDS encoding putative acyl-CoA dehydrogenase — protein MLRRVCSSAAASHAAAVTMAARSLTYQPRIRDVQFLYEEVFNMYDHYNNLGKSGAGGSDSVVTKELMDALLEESSKLAVQTLLPLYESSDSEGCVLKNGNVTTPNGFKEAYQALTAGGWTGINEAEKYGGQALPLSVGFTTREMMATANWGFSMYSGLSLGACRTLMAWASDELKEQYLPKLVSGEWSGTMCLTEPQCGTDLSQVRTKAEPSGNGKSYRITGTKIFISAGDHDLTDNIIHVVLARLPNSLPSTKGLSLFLVPRHVVNDDGSLEAAKNVECIALEKKMGIKGSSTCQLSFHNSVGYLIGEPSAGMKQMFTFMNAARVGCALEGVCHAELAFQNGLRYARERRSMRALGGTKEPEMVADRIIYHANVRQNVLFAKAIAEGGRALLLDVGRLMDLHAAAPDAATADALDHEIGFYTPIAKACVTEWGVEAASRLLQVWGGHGYIKGNGMEQILRDSRIGTLYEGTTGVQALDFIGRKVLSTKGGNQAKRFGKRVSKLARAHMLSTGGLARYGRQLWLMQKQWRIATTRIGLMALKNRDAAAASSEDFLMYTGYMTLGYYWLRMAEVAQCKVATGQDADGFYQTKLDTCEYVFTRILPRAAAHRRIMQAEPTLCAYKEENWDI, from the coding sequence ATGCTCCGTCGCGTGTgctcgtcggcagcggcctcccacgccgctgccgtgacgATGGCTGCGCGCAGCCTCACCTACCAACCGCGCATCCGCGACGTGCAGTTCCTGTACGAGGAGGTTTTCAACATGTACGACCACTACAATAATCTGGGCAAGAGCGGTGCTGGTGGATCTGACAGCGTGGTCACGAAGGAATTGATGGATGCACTGCTGGAGGAGAGCTCGAAGCTTGCGGTGCAGACGTTGCTCCCGTTGTACGAGTCCAGCGACAGTGAGGGCTGCGTGCTAAAGAACGGCAACGTGACAACGCCCAATGGCTTCAAGGAGGCGTACCAGGCGCTCACAGCGGGCGGCTGGACCGGTATCAATGAGGCCGAGAAGTACGGCGGGCAGGCACTGCCTCTGTCGGTCGGGTTCACGACACGTGAAATGATGGCGACAGCGAATTGGGGTTTCAGCATGTATTCCGGGCTGTCTCTGGGTGCCTGCCGCACTCTCATGGCATGGGCGAGCGACGAGTTAAAGGAGCAGTACCTGCCGAAGCTGGTGAGTGGCGAGTGGAGCGGGACAATGTGCCTGACGGAGCCGCAATGCGGGACGGACCTGTCACAAGTGAGGACGAAGGCAGAGCCGTCCGGCAACGGCAAGTCGTACCGCATCACCGGGACGAAGATCTTCATTTCCGCCGGCGACCACGATCTGACGGACAACATTATTCACGTCGTGCTTGCGCGGCTGCCGAactcgctgccgtcgacgAAGGGGCTGTCGCTGTTCCTTGTGCCGCGGCATGTTGTGAACGATGACGGGTCACTGGAGGCTGCGAAGAATGTGGAGTGCAttgcgctggagaagaagaTGGGGATCAAGGGCAGCTCGACGTGCCAGCTGAGTTTCCACAACTCTGTGGGGTATCTGATCGGCGAGCCGAGCGCCGGGATGAAGCAGATGTTCACGTTCATGAACGCCGCGCGAGTCGGGTGCGCGCTAGAGGGAGTCTGCCACGCGGAGCTTGCGTTCCAGAACGGGCTGCGGTACGCGCGCGAGCGGCGGTCTATGCGCGCCCTTGGCGGCACAAAGGAGCCGGAGATGGTGGCGGACCGGATCATCTACCACGCGAACGTTCGGCAGAATGTGCTGTTCGCGAAGGCTATTGCGGAGGGCgggcgcgcgctgctgctggacgttGGGCGGCTGATGGACctgcacgccgctgcgccggacGCTGCGACCGCGGATGCGCTGGACCACGAGATCGGCTTCTACACGCCGATCGCGAAGGCGTGTGTGACGGAGTGGGGGGTGGAGGCAGCAAGCCGGTTGCTGCAGGTGTGGGGCGGACACGGGTACATCAAGGGCAACGGGATGGAGCAGATCCTGCGCGACTCGCGCATCGGGACCCTATACGAGGGCACGACcggcgtgcaggcgctggaCTTCATTGGACGCAAGGTGCTGAGCACGAAGGGCGGCAACCAGGCAAAACGGTTCGGGAAGCGCGTGAGCAAGCTTGCGCGGGCGCACATGCTGTCGACTGGTGGACTGGCGCGGTACGGGCGGCAGCTGTGGCTGATGCAGAAACAGTGGCGGATTGCGACGACCCGGATCGGGCTGATGGCGTTGAAAaaccgcgacgccgccgccgcgtcgtcaGAGGACTTCCTGATGTACACGGGATACATGACTCTTGGGTACTACTGGCTGCGGATGGCGGAGGTGGCTCAGTGCAAGGTGGCAACCGGGCAGGACGCGGACGGGTTCTACCAGACGAAGCTGGACACGTGCGAGTACGTGTTCACGCGCATTctgccgcgcgctgcggcgcacagGAGGATCATGCAGGCGGAGCCGACGCTGTGCGCCTACAAGGAGGAGAACTGGGACATCTGA
- a CDS encoding putative eukaryotic translation initiation factor, whose translation MNPSAAAYIPQQSDAKGDPKSSSAAAVAKPPSTQPATKLSAAAEPFVPGGPKQMSATSTHVDPKATTEDEKTTAPLLMECPASSLPDSAAAAGAAKKEADENDDSQLDWLPEAQPTDWSESKLPKLFGCHNTAAKATSSAIPLHASWDLYADDHQGSSNMASNSSPTSTMSFEPIFVSNVGDVESFWRLWRYLPAPSALPTVYTYSWFRKDIKPEWEHPRNKKGGTISIVVFDRDRSGLSDKQVLDDVFMAMLVGAVGESFHECSTTLNGIMLKVRSNKPVTLQLWTAHSEVGKLKAFANSVRDTLTKIMGAKTLQKLEYYSHHQKQAATNSLAARMKGKTKISPDHTF comes from the coding sequence ATGAACCCGTCTGCCGCTGCATACATACCACAGCAAAGCGACGCGAAAGGGGACCCAAagtcgtcctcggcggctgcggtcGCCAAgccgccgtcgacgcagCCGGCGACCAAGCTgagcgcagccgcagagCCGTTCGTGCCAGGCGGCCCGAAGCAGATGTCCGCGACATCGACGCACGTCGACCCCAAGGCGACTACCGAGGACGAAAAGAcgactgcgccgctgctgatggagTGCCCGGCCAGTTCGCTGCCCGactctgccgctgctgcgggtgctgcCAAGAAGGAGGCAGATGAGAACGATGACTCTCAGCTGGACTGGCTGCCGGAGGCGCAGCCGACGGATTGGTCGGAGAGCAAACTGCCGAAGCTGTTCGGCTGCCACAACACGGCTGCCAAGGCGACCTCGAGCGCCATTCCGCTGCACGCCTCGTGGGACCTCTACGCCGACGACCACCAAGGTAGCAGCAACATGGCGTCTAATAGCTCCCCTACCAGCACCATGTCCTTCGAGCCCATTTTTGTCTCCAACGTCGGCGACGTGGAGAGCTTCTGGCGACTATGGCGGTACCTGCCGGCGCCTTCGGCGCTTCCGACCGTCTACACGTACTCGTGGTTCCGCAAGGATATCAAGCCCGAGTGGGAGCACCCGCGCAACAAGAAGGGTGGCACCATCAGCATCGTTGTTTTCGACCGCGACCGCTCCGGCTTGAGCGACAAACAAGTTCTCGATGACGTCTTCATGGCTAtgctcgtcggcgccgtcggcgagaGCTTTCATGAGTGCAGCACGACGTTGAACGGCATTATGCTGAAGGTGCGGTCTAACAAACCCGtcacgctgcagctctggACGGCACACTCGGAGGTGGGCAAACTAAAGGCCTTTGCAAACAGCGTGCGTGACACGCTCACCAAGATTATGGGTGCCAAGACGCTGCAGAAGCTGGAGTACTACTCCCACCATCAAAAGCAGGCAGCCACGAATAGTCTTGCTGCCCGCATGAAGGGCAAGACAAAGATATCGCCCGATCACACGTTCTAG